The proteins below are encoded in one region of Struthio camelus isolate bStrCam1 chromosome 11, bStrCam1.hap1, whole genome shotgun sequence:
- the LOC138068792 gene encoding ATPase family AAA domain-containing protein 2-like — MPCLHSAGQALPLSLRCLYPVHVAFLGRRAGSLLLFVSSGPSSEVRQRAASRRARSRSPCCRRTSRGLPLHSGKDEREGKHAEGRKTGTSLPQVDPVQTESSVCFDGVGGLADHIAALKEMVLFPLLYPEFFERFQIRPPRGCLFCGPPGTGKTLVARALANECRQGDKRIAFFVRKGADCLSQWVGESERQLRSLFEQAYEKRPSIIFFDEIDGLAPVRSSHQDQIHSSIVTTLLALMDGLDSRGEVVVIGATNRPDSLDPALRRPGRFDREFLFTLPNRQARKEIFRIHTRGWSPKPSDTLLEELAETCVGYCGADIQALCAEAALCALHRHYPHIYTSSQKLQINVASIEITATDFVLAMQKTAPASQRAVASPGQPLPPASKPLLQNTLERLLKGVQRVFPLYCKEKRSFCHHSSPSNACGQPACHRPRFLIAGEPGYGQTSHLAPALLHALERFAVHVLDLPALFASSTPPEERCTQLVREAQRTAPSIIYMPHIHAWWEAAGVTLRATLTTLLERIPPYAPVLLLATSDVCHADLPEEVQALFSELYGEVFNVQPPSKEEGRKLFEDLLLHQAAPPAAPQRRAGCHALEVLPVASPPEPRLLAEEEERQLEEQEEHTLPAVPADASTPLPGGKFPPVFLFVLFCLVHQRYEKVG; from the exons atgccctgccttcattctgcaggtcaggctctccctttgtcatTGAGATGCCTGTATCCTGTGCATGTTGCGTTTCTTGGCCGgcgtgcaggctcattgctgctttttgtttcttcaggcccatcttctgaagTCAGACAAAGAGCTGCGTCTCGCCGTGCCCGGTcacgaagcccgtgctgcagaagaacgagCAG gggtcttcccctacactctgggaaggatgaacgcgagggaaagcacgcggaggGAAGGAAAACGGGAACCAGCCTGCCGCAAGTGGacccagtgcaaaccgagagttcg gtatgctttgatggtgtcggtggtctcgctgaccacattgccgctttaaaggagatggtgctgtttcccttgctttaccccgagttctttgagcggttccaaatccgaccccccag aggctgtctgttctgtgggccaccaggcactggaaagacactggtggctcgagcgctcgcaaatgaatgtaggcagggagacaagagaatagccttctttgtgagaaaaggtgccgactgcctcagtcAATGGGtcggagaatccgagcggcagctccgctccttatttgagcag gcctatgagaagcggccttcgattattttcttcgATGAGATCGACGGTctggctcctgtgcgctccagtcaccaagatcagattcacag ttcaattgtcaccacgctgctggcactcatggatggcttagacagcagaggcgaggtcgtggtcatcggcgccaccaacaggccagactccctggatcctgctttgcgaaggcctggccgctttgacagggagttccttttcaccttgccaaacagacag gctcgcaaagagaTTTTCAGGATCCACACGAGAGGCTGGAGCCcaaagccatcggacacgctgcttgaagagctggctgaaacatgtgtcg gatactgtggggccgacattcaagccctctgcgctgaagctgccctctgcgctctccatcgccactatccccacatctacaccagcagtcagaagctgcagatcaacGTGGCTTCCATTGAGATCACTGCAACCGATTTTGtgctggctatgcagaagactgcaccagcttcacagagggccgtggcttcccccgggcaaccactcccacccgcctccaagccactgcttcagaacacgctagagaggctcctaaaaggcgtgcagagggtatttccc cTGTACTGTAAGGAGAAGAGGAGTTTTTGCCACCA ctcttctcctagcaatgcttgtggccagccagcatgtcaccggCCCAGGTTCctaatagctggagagcccggctacgggcaaacttctcacttggcgcctgcactcttacacgcgctggagaggtttgccgttcacgtgctggacctgccggctctctttgctagcagcacgccacctgaagaaagatgcacacag ttggtccgagaagcccagaggacagcacccagcatcatttatatgccacacatccatgcctggtgggaggctgctggagtcaccttgagagctacgctcaccacactgctagagcgcattccaccttacgctccagtgctgttgctcgctacttcggatgtttgccatgcagatctcccggaagag gtgcaagctttgttttcggagctttatggagaagtcttcaatgTCCAGCCAcccagcaaggaggaagggagaaagctttttgaggacttgcttctccaccaagctgctccacctgctgcaccacaaaggagagcag GTTGCCACGCACTGGAagtcctgcctgtggcatccccacctgagcctcgactgctggcggaggaggaagagcggcagctggaggagcaagaggagcacacattgccagcggtgcctgcagatgccagtacgcCCCTGCCTGGTGGCAAgttccctcctgttttcctttttgtcttgttttgccttgtgcaccaa CGATACGAGAAAGTAGGATGA